Part of the Vibrio sp. SCSIO 43137 genome, ACAGATATGAAATTTACCATTGAGCGTAATCACCTGATTAAACCTTTGCAGCAAGTATCCGGCGCATTGGGTGGACGTCCAACCCTGCCTATTCTTGGTAATCTGCTGCTAAAAGTCGAAGATAATGCACTTTATATGACGGCAACGGATCTGGAAGTCGAACTTGTTGCCCGTGTCGCTCTTGAAGGTGAGTTTGAAGCGGGTAGCATTACTGTCCCTTCGCGTAAGTTTTTGGATATCTGTCGTGGCTTACCTGATGATGCTGTTATTACCTTGCTACTTGACGGTGACAGAGTTCAGCTAAAGTCCGGACGCAGCCGCTTTTCTCTGGCTACTCTGCCTGCCGCAGATTTCCCGAATATTGAAGACTGGCAGAGCGAACTGGAAGTTTCCCTTCCTCAGGTTGAGCTTCGCTCCCTGATCGAAAAGACTCAGTTTTCTATGGCAAATCAGGATGTCAGATATTATCTGAACGGTATGCTGTTTGAGATCGATGGTTCTACTTTACGTTCCGTTGCTACTGACGGCCACCGAATGGCGGTTTCGCAAGCGTCACTCAATGCTGAGTTTAATAATCAGCAGGTAATTGTGCCTCGTAAAGGGGTACAGGAGCTAGTTCGTTTGCTGGATGCACCGGAAGAGATGGTGACCCTACAGATTGGTCAGTCGAATGTCAGGGCTGAGGTGAATAACTTTACCTTTACCTCAAAATTGGTTGACGGACGTTTTCCTGATTACCGCAGGGTAATGCCTCAGAGCAGTAATAAGACTCTGGAAGCGGGTTGTGATGAGCTACGCCAGTGTTTCTCCCGTGCTGCGATTCTGTCTAATGAGAAGTTCCGTGGTGTCAGGGTGAACCTGTCCGGTGCGGAAATGCGTATTACGGCAAATAACCCGGAACAGGAAGAGGCGGAAGAGGTATTAGATGTTGATTTTCAGGGTGAAGATCTGGAAATCGGCTTTAACGTCAGTTATGTGCTGGATGTTCTTAATACCCTGAGATGCGATAAAGTGCGCATATCGATGACAGACGCTAACGCCAGTGCGCTGATCGAAAATGCTGAAGACGATAGTGCAATGTATGTGGTTATGCCGATTCGCCTGTAAAATGGTGTAGCAGCAACAATGCCGTTAACTCGTCTGATTATTAAACAGTTTCGCAATATTGAAGCCTGTGATATTACCTTATCTGCAGGCTTTAATTTTCTTATTGGTGCCAATGGCAGCGGTAAAACCAGCTTGCTTGAAGCCATTTATCTGCTTGGACACGGCCGCTCTTTTAAGAGCTCCCTGACTGGCAGAATTATTAATAACGACAGTGAAGAACTGTTTGTTCATGGTCGTTATTTGAACTCGGATGGATTTGAGTTACCAATTGGAATAAATAAGCAGCGCGATGGCGCAACTGAGGTTAAAATAGGCGGTCAATCCGGACAAAAACTGGCACAACTGGCGCAGGTGCTTCCCCTGCAATTGATTCATCCGGAAGGGTTTGAGTTGATAACCAGCGGGCCTAAATACCGAAGGGCGTTTATTGACTGGGGGGTATTTTATACTCAGTCCGGATTTTATGATGCATGGGGACGTTTTAAGCGCCTTTCTAAGCAGAGAAATGCCTTATTAAAGAGTGCCAAAAGCTATCAGGAACTCAGTTACTGGGATCAGGAACTG contains:
- the dnaN gene encoding DNA polymerase III subunit beta gives rise to the protein MKFTIERNHLIKPLQQVSGALGGRPTLPILGNLLLKVEDNALYMTATDLEVELVARVALEGEFEAGSITVPSRKFLDICRGLPDDAVITLLLDGDRVQLKSGRSRFSLATLPAADFPNIEDWQSELEVSLPQVELRSLIEKTQFSMANQDVRYYLNGMLFEIDGSTLRSVATDGHRMAVSQASLNAEFNNQQVIVPRKGVQELVRLLDAPEEMVTLQIGQSNVRAEVNNFTFTSKLVDGRFPDYRRVMPQSSNKTLEAGCDELRQCFSRAAILSNEKFRGVRVNLSGAEMRITANNPEQEEAEEVLDVDFQGEDLEIGFNVSYVLDVLNTLRCDKVRISMTDANASALIENAEDDSAMYVVMPIRL
- the recF gene encoding DNA replication/repair protein RecF (All proteins in this family for which functions are known are DNA-binding proteins that assist the filamentation of RecA onto DNA for the initiation of recombination or recombinational repair.) yields the protein MPLTRLIIKQFRNIEACDITLSAGFNFLIGANGSGKTSLLEAIYLLGHGRSFKSSLTGRIINNDSEELFVHGRYLNSDGFELPIGINKQRDGATEVKIGGQSGQKLAQLAQVLPLQLIHPEGFELITSGPKYRRAFIDWGVFYTQSGFYDAWGRFKRLSKQRNALLKSAKSYQELSYWDQELTQLAEKIDNWRADYIAELKSVAEVICRRFLPEFEIQLTYYRGWEKETPYGEILQRNFERDQQLGYTYSGPNKADLRIKVNNTPVEDVLSRGQLKLMMCALRVAQGQHLTEKTGKQSIYLIDDFASELDSQRRKRLADCLKETGAQVFVSSITAAQIADMQEESGSVFHVEHGRIEQYKRNDN